TTGAACTTGCGCAAAAGACTGATTTTGCGCTTTATGCGCAGCTTACAGTGGCGGCAAGGATTCAAGATATTGGAATTTGTTGGCTCCAGTTCCCACTGCTGTATATCATGCGAGATAAATGGATTACCGGTCATGGTGTAGCTTCATTCAACTGGATTTCGTTAGAGTTTGGGTCTGCGTGATACTTTGGGATTTACAATCTTCTAACATTCTGCTTCTGACGAGCTAATTCATATGACTACAACCAGTTCGAGATCTAGAACAAAATAAGCGGTGTATTGAGAACATGCGAATCGAAGCATTCCATGCCCTATCTCTATTTAacgtcttctttttcttttcattttcaACCCGAACAGATGCTAAAACGGTAAGTTTTCAAGGCGAAACATTATTCGTATTTTGGCCTTTGTTACGAAAAAGGAACAGCAGACAATTAGCCACATCTCTTGAATCAAATAACCACTCACAGGGGTGGGACTTTACATCAACATGAGGCTGAACAGTGGTCGAGGTCGGTTTATTATGAAGGCAGGAAATGGCTACTTGATAGTACCTACATAGAGCTAAGGTGCAGTTTGTGATTGTTGCATTTCATGGGTATTTTGCACGAACAGTCCGGCGCTTCTGGCTTTGATCGGAGGGGGGAGTTCGAGATCGTGCATTGAAATTTACACTTAGAATGCGACACACTAGAGTAAGTTGACAATTAGACTGAAGAACATCGTAATTGCGCAGACAGATCGCTATATATGCGTGAAACCATGGGAAAGGAACGTTTCCACTTGATGCACCTCAGGCTATATTCATAGTAGTCATGTGCTTAGCCCCGGACATGAATCCTCAAATATATCGCTAGATTTCAAAGAATGAAATCAACCCTCAACTCTGTTGATCCTCCGCAAAAATATTGAAGCCAAGAGTTTGAACTGTCTAAAAGAGTACCCAATCAATGATCTGAGATTAAGGTTAAAAGTGGAGCACATATGGGGACCTCGGGATAACCCTGCAGCCGAAATGCAAGAGCCTCAATCCGACACATGGTATTTACATGACTCGCATTATTTTCATATTAAATCATTGCAGGATCCTGCTGAACTACTAGTCCCCTCTTATACTGAGAATACGGCACTTCTACTGTCGTCAAGGTTGTCTCAAAACTTCACATGTCGTCACACGCAGGATCATGGCTCTAGACTCCTAAAGATTCCATGGATCTCAGCTCTAGAGGCTGTTTGTGAAACAGTTAATAATCCAATGTAGAGAGTTAATCCAAACTGTTTCAGATGCTTGAAGAGGTGAGATACCCGGGATTGTCTGTCCGAATGTCGTCGCCGTAGCTTCTCTATGCACGACTGTCTTTGCGACCAAACTCGACTCAGGTCCTAAAACAATAGAGAGTAAACCTCGCACCGAGGAAATGCAGTTACCAAGATGAAACCACCAGACTAAGCAGTTAGCGAATATCAGGGAGAAGCATGAAAGTGAGTGCTGTTATCATGTTTTGCCCGCCTAGAGTTCGCCGTGTTGAGTTCGACAATCATTTGAGAGACTATGATCACTAGTAGAGTTTCCGATTGCAGGGCATGTCCACGATGTCAAATTCGAATATGAGAGGACTTTGACATAGAACTAGCAAGAACATACCTGCCTAATGGAAGCACACTATTCGCAAGTCTCCTAGAAGGGACCTGTCACCAGCAACGTCTCGCCAACGGGATCAATTGGAGGGTGTAGGTCTGCTCTAGTCAAGTCCCTGTCAGAATTCATTGCCCTCGAGGGGCTACTCTGGGTTAGTGTAGGTTCCAAACCATGTGTTATTGCTGGCGTATTCGAAATACAGATAGTGCAAAGCAGACTGCCATTTTACGGGCATCTAACAAGCACCGTATTTGGAAGTGTCGCATTGATACGGTATCCACAAATTAGTACTCTATTTATTGATCCCCGCGCGTTTGATCCAAGTCCAAACGTCTAAAAAGCCCCTCCAATGGATGGTTCTTCCCAgttcctttcttctcttcaataCAAAATCTCTTAGACTTTGATACAACTAACCCAAGCCTTTCATCATTACATCCATCACATCAGAAGCTCACTACATCAATCAACCACTGAACCTTTATCATGGCTCCTTCAAACAACAACTCGAAGGACAAAGGCAAGGAGCCGGCCCAGGCTCAGATCAAGCTCAATCTCAAGGCTCCAGAAAAGGGCGACGGCGAGGCCTCGGAGGAGACCGAGCCAAAGGTCCCCAAGACCAGTGATGAGGAGTTTCTCTTGACTCTTCTTGATACCGTGAAGGTAGGTCATTTATAACTTGAACGTATAATATACATCGAACATAGAATCATACTGACCAAACACTATCCACAGGTCGACCACAACGCTGCCGCCAATACACTTGGCATCAACAAGGCAGCCAGCCGCATGCGACTTATTCGCTTGCAACAGAAATATGGCTTTAAGAAGAGGGGGCCCAAGGGGACTCCTCGCAAGAAGGGAACTTCCGTGATCAACAAGGAAGCAGCAACTGAGAACGGGCTGACTGCTGCCAACGATGCCGAGGCCGTTGAGGAGGATACCAACGTGGAGGATGGGGAAACTAACGAGAAAAAAGTCGCCGAGAACTGTGGCACCCACCGAGATCTTTAATATTCATTGATGATTTCAAAAGAAGCAAGGAGAAGCAGACGACATGTAACAACGGAACACATCTCTTACTCTCATCTCACATTTCTGTGGAATCTGACTCTTCCAAGGTTAGATCTACATCTAACTTAGTAGGGCTTTAGTTTAAAAATGTCACCCCAGGTGGTCTAAAAGATGGTGGCACACAGAGTCCTACGTTGAGTAGTTCCCTGTTCACCCAATACCATGAGACACCGTAAATTGAACAAACATAATCTGTTTTTCAGAGACTACTGTCAATCTCATTGTCTAGCAATTTAGTTAGATTTTTGTCGATTATTGATGCCTGGGATATCAGGTTTTCAATGGCTATAAAATTCATGCTGAGTTCGCTTTTGGAAGAAACAAttcctctctttctttttctccatGGAGAGGTTTTGGATAGCTTCTTACTCTTATTATTACTGCCCATCTTTATCCTCAGTGTGTTTATTATGAACACGCTACATCACAGACAGGCTTGATGAAATTGTTCAGCACAGCTCTCAGAAGCATGGAAGCTAGGGTGATACCGTAAAAAATCAGTGGGCTCTTACGATGTCCTTGCTCGCGTCCTAGTCTGCCATTACTGTCAGACCTTGAATATTTCCTCTTCGTCTCTATCCCCTAGCAGCTGTGAGAAAAGTTAAATGAAATGTTTGTTGGAGGAGTTCCCTGCTCATCATCCTGATGAGAGATTCCCGGTACCAAATTCCGACTTTGCGCCGGTGCTAAAGACCTGGCTACCAGACAAGTCATTCCTGAGTTTTGAGGATCCTGATCATCTAACTGAAGCGGCAGACAGCTCTTGAAGATATAGAACTCTTGTGACTAGCTTTAATCAGCAAAAGGGACCGCATTTGAACCCTCCTCGAAGAATCTACCCGTTTATGCTACGTCGCTACGAGGAGATTTCACGTCACATCATAGACAACGTCGAGTCCTTATGGGCAAATCTTGGAAGAGTATGATATTGAAAAGGCCAGAAAAAGCTTGGACTTTCGTTTCAATGGTATCAGCATTGTTCGATTCACCTGGGGATTACCTTAGCCTCACTTCGGCATCAGACCTGATGTAACTGCTAGGATATTCGTAGTACGCGTATCTTATGTGTCTGATTACACCAAGACGTCTGCGCATTTGCTTGAAGACTTCCGTACTAACAATGTTTGCTTCAAAGTCTCGACTTCTTATTttgttcttctctccatTCACTCCCACACTCTGTTTATCTTTCATCTGAAAGACTCAAAAATCATCATTCTCACCTTACCTTGCACCAAGACACAACCATTTTTCTCACCATGGCCTCTCAACTAAAGAAGGGAAAGGAGCCAGCGAATGCCGTGTCTCAGTCCAAGGTCAAGAAGACCAGAGCTACCCCGAAGAAAGAGTTTACCCAAAATGAAATTTTTCTCTACCACGCTATCAAGAGTGGTGAGCCCAAGGTCTGTCACCTCCCGCTCGGTTCGCGCATGCTTTCACGTCATGATCTATACTGACCGTGTTTTCTTCTAGTTTGACTATTATGCAATCGGGAAGGTACTGGGCAAGTCCAAGGATGCTGTCCGCATGCAGATGAGTCGCCTCCTGAAGGATGTCGGGGAGTTCATAAAGGACCATGAAGACTTGGCTCAAATGGCTCAACCTGAGCACGAGGAGAACTCGGACAACAAAGACGACGCCGAGAACGGCAGCCGAGACGACAAAGATGGCAGTAAGGAAGACAAGACCTCTGTCGAGACCGGTGACATGGAAGATATCTGACCGATTCAAAATGACCTGATTCCACGTGTGCGAGGGTGTTCGGGGCTCTGCCTCCAAGATTCCGGGCTTGTTGGGATGGAATATTGCTTCTGGCCGACTGTCGAGGGTAGACATGGGAGAGAGACACCGTGAGAACCGTTGGGTTCAAGGAGATGGTCGAAGTGGCTGAGCTCATCGTGGTGAAAAAAAGATTAATTTGTCTCCTTTTCATTATCGTGTCAGAAACCGATTCTTTTCCATGACAAACCGGAATTGTTCTACCCATATGCATATAATCTTAGATGATGTTGGGCTAGATTTATTGTTAGACGAGAGAAACAGCTAAAGTCAAGCTTACTTCACGgctgagagagatgatggtGTCCCATACCGAATGTGGACCGTTGCCTGAAGGCGACGAAGGTATGCTGGGGTCTTTGTTCACAACACACCAAACTGGTCGGCCACCCATACGGCCTCTGCAAGATCAACAACCTGGTGCCTGTATTTGGCCTCGGATGATATTAGGGGTTGTTCGATGTCAGGACTAACGAACTTGTTTTGCtcattcttcttctgtgGTCTTTTTAGGTGGTGTGGTCTGCATAATCCGAGAGGGCGATCAAGTTCAATCACGACTCGAATAAGGGCTGTGCAGCACCCAAGGCTGGTGCCGATGACGAAGCCCTACGACGTGATCCAAAGCATAATGGGGGCGTTGAGGGATTGGTTCTGTTTTCTCCACTGCCAGGAAATAAATACTTGGGGTCGGATTTCTATTCTAGTCCAGTTCCTTTTCGACGGAAGCTGAATTTACCCCTCCGGACTAAAAGGACAAGGAAGGAACTCCACAGGCGTGTCTATCACCATGTTCTTATTTCTTGCCTTGAGCTTCACTAAGAGGATCAAACTCGGCCTTGGGTGTGACTTTCGGCTCCGCACTCGTACTTGATGCTTGGATGCAATCCAAATTCTAGCCCCAGAGTAGGGCAGGTATCCCGAAATCACCCGTACTAAAGAGATCTGAAGTCCTATCTCTTACTGATATGAGTTGCTATTAATATCATTCATTAGCCGCGTTTATTCATGGTGTGTTGCATCCTGCATGTATCTCACATACCCTCGGAAGTAATTGCTCATCATCTATGAAACGAGGTATGATTGAATTGCTAACTGAATGATAGATCACCCGTTTCAAAGGGAGACGTAAGACCGTACAGAACTTCTTTCTAACGTTTGAAATAGAGATCAAATAAGATCGAAAGCATTGGAAATGGACGAATGCTTTTCGAAAGGTACATTGTGCAAGCTGCCCGTAAGTAGGGAATCTAAATGGCAGCTAATTGACATCTATTTTTAGACACAAAGTGGTTGATTTGGGAACTAATTAAGGAACATTTGAACTTCACCCCCCCCTTGTCAAGCGCAAGCGTATCTCTGCATCGCCTCTCGGCGGTAACGCACCAGCCTTGTTGGTCGGTGGCGTTGACTACTACAGAATGAAACACCCAACAGCTGGCACAAAGCGCTTTACATATCTCGTAGAGTGGCACCGTTCTTGAGACCAAGCTTTATAGCCGGACGCCTTCCGCCGAGATGAAGGTTTTCTCTCCTCCCTCAGGTTTCAGACTGACTTGGCCAAAGTCCCTGGCGGATTCCCACTTGCTTTGATTTGCTTTCCCATTGTTCTGTTCAGCTTCCCTATTGACAAGGACAAGGATTGGGTTTGTTGGCGACCCCTCCATTGCCCCTCAAGACCCTTGTTGGTAGCCATCCTGGCTACTATCCAACCCGCGGCCTTTGCCACTGTATTTCCGGACCATTGCAGAAAGAGATTTGCGGTCAAAGCCACCAAACCTTTCTCACTCTGCCAACTTGCGAAACGGATCGGCTGGTCGTTATCACCGGTTGTTGAACACATTAATATCGACCCTGTGCTACGGTTCCCCCGTGGGATTTTTTATCCTAGAACTCCCCTCCCCCGTTGGATGAATGTCATCTATTGCTTCTCCTGGGGAGCGAGATAAGATCAGTACAAATCGAAATCACACAACTACCTCCCAACCATCATGGCGGGACTCGTCAACGggcctctttctctcttccgcAAGACAGACTCTTCAAAGCCTCTCCACGCTCGATGGGGAGATGTGTCCATCTCCGTGCCTACAGATGGCTCATGGAATCAATATGACAATCCCCATCGTCCCATTACGGAGAGATCAGCATATGGGCCAGGCTACGTGCCCGACTGCTCTCCGCAAGACCGTCGGAATCCCCGCTCAGTGAAAGAGGAGGACCCAGACGACGACGCCAGAAGTGTTTGCAGTGAAGCATCAACAGTCTCGTGGCGGAGCTCCCTATCTCTCAAAAGCCTGCGACCGGGCCGGCTCTCGGTGCATCTCGCATCACGTCCGAAACCACTGCGGGGCGAATCCCAGGTGGAAAGAGACGCCCAACGGTCTGAACAAAAGCGAAATGAATTTGCATATCGACCAATTTATCAAGACTACACCTCTGAAGTAGTCGAATCGACTAATCGGTCCAGCAATCGGTTCAAGTACATTCCGACCAATGGACGGTACCCTCAAAGCTCAGGCGCTGAGACTCCGCGCAGCCAATCTGTCAACTCGCTCCGCACACCCCACTCGTTGTCCGAGTCGAGTGAGCGGCGATACAGCGGCCGCGATCGCGACCACTACACTCCAACCATCGGAGGGAGTACCTGCCATGAGGACGACTTTTGCGGTCTGCACTCTACCAGCGTTCGTGATAGCTCGGACAGCTCTGGCTCGTGGCGTAACTATGGGCTGCCGCCTCGACGGCGAACGTCACCGTTTGTTGCGGCTGATGGTCAGAGGGCTTCTTCAATCTCGAAGCCTATGACCTTGACCATGGTTCCTGACCCTGATGATCTCTATGGATAAATGGGTATCTTGTGATTTCGGCTCTTTTGGGGTGTGATTTTCTTGCGCATCATTGCACGGTGTTGGATGCTTTTGATGGTTACTGGCCTTTTTAAAAGCGCCTCAGAATGAAACCAtttattttcttttcatcgATTTACTCTGCGTAAAGTTTGATAACTGTAGCTTTGGTAAGTTACGTTTGAAGATTAGTTCATCCTACTTCATTTCTGAACTTGAAATTTGCGCTTGGCTCAATCTTGGCCGCTCAGTGGCGTGCACTTCAAACACTTTTTTCATAGCATTCCAATTGGTGGATTATCCCCCATTCGATCATAAAATTCGAGTTGGACCTGAGCGGTTGTCAACGAATTGAGCGCCTGAGGCGACAGTCTCAATATCTCACCATGACGGCATGTCCACGTCTTTTGCCCCAGTAGAAAATCCCACGTAGAAACGATTTGAAACAACCTGGTCGTCCAATTGAACATTGAATACCAACAGAACTTCCTATCTCACTATCATCTTGACAGCAATGGCAGACGCAGTAGTCCAACTTCGGTGTGGTGTCAAGGCAAGTACCTTCTGTCCCGACATTCTCCATCCATGCTGATCAGTTGCCCCGGATCAACAGAACGACGACTGGGGAAAGAAAGGCAAAGAATCTGTGGTCGCTCAGTTATGGTCTAAAACTCCCAACACCGCAGCAATTGACGATTCGAAGCATTATTCAGAAGTAAGCGTCTCGTCAGAATTATTGACTACGATAAGCCACAATCAGGTTGACCTTTGAACAGATGTGGTTAGGTACATACCCCTCAAACCCATCGTATCTACTTTCCACGGGCGAACACCTCGGGGAGTATCTGAAGAAGCACCCCGAGCTCGTGGGCAAGTCCGTCCACGACCGATGGGGCCCAGAGATTCCGTTTCTACCCAAGGCAAGCGCAAAAGCCAGGAATCATAGAGTGCATGGCCACGTGGAGAAACTAACACCAATCCAGATTCTCTCTTTCAGCAAAGCGCTACCCCTCCAAATTCACCCAGACCTGAAGCTTGCCGCACAACTACACAACGAACACCCGGAAAAGTATGGCGACACAATGCACAAGCCAGAGATTGCGATTGCACTCTCCAAATTCGAGCTCTTTGCCGGCTGGAAGCCCCTAAACGACATCCAAGCGCTATTCGAGTTGCATCATTTGGCAAAGTACATTCCCAAATCCGGACCGTTCAACGACGAAACCCTGCGTCAGTTATGCAAGGCTCTCCTTAGCATACCGCCTCAAGAAGTGGCACAGACAATGAAAGACCTACAAACCATTCCGGAATCCCAGTTTGGTGCACACACCTATATCCCCAGTCTCCTCGGTCGGCTAGCAAAGCAATACGGCGAAGGCGATAACGGAAACCTAGTCGCCGCCCTGCTGATGAACTACTTGACCCTGGGACCGGGAGATTCCGTCTTCGTCCCTGCAGACAGCATCCACGCCTACCTCGAGGGTGATATTGTTGAATGCATGGCGAGGTCTGACAATGTCATCAATACAGGGTTCTGTCCGGCTGCAGATCGCGACAGCGTCGAGTTGTTTGGACAGGCTTTGAGCTTTGTGCCGCATAATGCGCAGGATGCGCTGCTGCCGCGCAGAAAGAGTGATAAGGGCTTGAATGGCAAGACGGATGTCTATGCACCGCCTATCAATGAATTTGCGGTATTATGTACGACCCTTGGCGCAGGGGAGAGCGAGACGCACAAGGCCATCCTGGGGCCGAGTCTGATGATTGTTACCAAGGGTAGTGGCCAAATGAAATTCCCTGGTAATTCAATCGCTGCGGTAAAGGAAGGATACGTTTTCTTTGTGGGCCAGGGTATTGCATTGGACTTTGTGACGGACA
The nucleotide sequence above comes from Penicillium digitatum chromosome 1, complete sequence. Encoded proteins:
- a CDS encoding Mannose-6-phosphate isomerase, class I — translated: MWLGTYPSNPSYLLSTGEHLGEYLKKHPELVGKSVHDRWGPEIPFLPKASAKARNHRVHGHVEKLTPIQILSFSKALPLQIHPDLKLAAQLHNEHPEKYGDTMHKPEIAIALSKFELFAGWKPLNDIQALFELHHLAKYIPKSGPFNDETLRQLCKALLSIPPQEVAQTMKDLQTIPESQFGAHTYIPSLLGRLAKQYGEGDNGNLVAALLMNYLTLGPGDSVFVPADSIHAYLEGDIVECMARSDNVINTGFCPAADRDSVELFGQALSFVPHNAQDALLPRRKSDKGLNGKTDVYAPPINEFAVLCTTLGAGESETHKAILGPSLMIVTKGSGQMKFPGNSIAAVKEGYVFFVGQGIALDFVTDKGMAVYRAYAE
- a CDS encoding RmlC-like cupin domain-containing protein yields the protein MAGLVNGPLSLFRKTDSSKPLHARWGDVSISVPTDGSWNQYDNPHRPITERSAYGPGYVPDCSPQDRRNPRSVKEEDPDDDARSVCSEASTVSWRSSLSLKSLRPGRLSVHLASRPKPLRGESQVERDAQRSEQKRNEFAYRPIYQDYTSEVVESTNRSSNRFKYIPTNGRYPQSSGAETPRSQSVNSLRTPHSLSESSERRYSGRDRDHYTPTIGGSTCHEDDFCGLHSTSVRDSSDSSGSWRNYGLPPRRRTSPFVAADGQRASSISKPMTLTMVPDPDDLYG